The window aacagaagCCTGCTCTTATCCTTAGAGAAAGTGTTTTGTACATACTGCAACTTCATGGCCACTGTCAGCTGCAATCACTGACACACTGATACTTCTAGGTATTAACACAACAGAAATTGTTCAACTATGAACAATTTCAAGATATGAGCTTCCCTTGGGAAGAGATGTATCGGAGCCATGGACCGTATTGAATGAATACGCTCCATACACTCCAGCACCGGAGACAGACGATGTTGCACCACATGCCCACCTTTCAACTCCTGCAATGGATCCACTTGGAACTTGCTTTTCAACTAATGCCATCTCTGGACTGTCTGATGGCTGTGACATCACTGTCATAAGCTGGTCAGTGGAAGGATTTGAGAGAAGATATTTGAAGAACTCGTACATTGACCAGCAGATAGCAGTTGATGGCATCTGATAGAGAACCCTTGCCTGGATTCCTCTGAAATATCCTTTCAGACCACCCAACTTGTAGACTGTCCTTATGGCATGAAATAACCCTGATTCTCTCACTGCTACAGGTTGTGTGTTGAGTAATGTCTTGCACACATCAAGTGGTGTCGTTACAGCTGCTGCAACACCACCGGCACAGGCTCCTGACAGCATATGAGCTTTTGGATTGTAGTGTCTTTCTGGGTTAGTTAAACTTTGGGCAAATTCATATATAATGAAATGAATACTCTGAAATGGGATATTCATTGTCAGTTGCGTGGTGTATGAACGGTAGAATGCTCTGAGCCCTTCTGCACGATATACTTTTACCATACAATCTAGGCATGATTTATATGGTGAGTTGTACATTTGCAGtctttgtttaacaactgaaaacacaACACAGTCCAAAATTAGTGGCACAGGTGGTACATTACATGTGCAGTATTTGACGTGTTGCGCGAAGCGGTCAGAGTTCCGATGTTTGACAGCAGagcatgaaaaagaaaaaaaaagttttacgttaGAAACAGGTCTTCATATTCATGAGGCATACTAAGTACaagtatttcattaaaatataacaATTCTACCACCATACTGGGAAATGGTGTAACAACAAATACAATTATTTCCAAATGGACCAAATACAAGAAGAGTGAATTAATTCACACCTCATTCTTTTCCAAATGTTTCAGCAGACAAGAATACCGAGAAGTGCTTACAGAAAGTTCACCTGATGGTTTTCCTCATCCACTTTACCTTAAGTACTTCTGTCACACAACATTTTTACAGTGTTGTCTAAAACCATCATTTACTAACTCAAAAGCTTTTGTAATGACATTTAATCTATGGACCACTTCATTTCCACTTAAACTTCTAATTTATTGTGCTGCTCAAGTGACTGGGGTTCACTTCAAGATTACTTGCTAAGACGGTAACCATGTGCTCTAGCCAGTAGATAACAAAGACACTCGCAATATGCAATGGAATCTATcagaagaaaataatacacaaaaattcatattgacacacaaaaacttattgtatttCTCTATGATGAGTGTTTCCAAGATTCTCTActttcataaaaaaagaaaaagaaaaaaaaaataggtcaaatggctctgagcactatgggacttgacttctgaggtcatcagtcccctagaacttaaaactacttaaacctaactaacctaaggacaccacagacatccatacccgaggcaggatttgaaccagcagtcgcgctgttccgactgtagtgcctaaaaccccttagccactccggccggcttctactTTCCTAAGTTCTCTAGGCAACCAGATCTTCCTTGCTACACTCatgaatggaacacagaaataaaggTATAAAGTAGGCTCTGCTCTCCACTG is drawn from Schistocerca gregaria isolate iqSchGreg1 chromosome 3, iqSchGreg1.2, whole genome shotgun sequence and contains these coding sequences:
- the LOC126356316 gene encoding mitoferrin-1 isoform X2, which gives rise to MDFDDYETLPTNDVATHMTAGAVAGVMEHCVMYPLDSVKTRMQNLSPTPNATYRGMSETLFRMVKHEGVLRPVRGMSAVVMGAGPAHALYFSSYEYVKKSLTQALPFNSHVAVGTAGVAATLLHDGVMNPAEVVKQRLQMYNSPYKSCLDCMVKVYRAEGLRAFYRSYTTQLTMNIPFQSIHFIIYEFAQSLTNPERHYNPKAHMLSGACAGGVAAAVTTPLDVCKTLLNTQPVAVRESGLFHAIRTVYKLGGLKGYFRGIQARVLYQMPSTAICWSMYEFFKYLLSNPSTDQLMTVMSQPSDSPEMALVEKQVPSGSIAGVERRQK
- the LOC126356316 gene encoding mitoferrin-1 isoform X1, producing the protein MDFDDYETLPTNDVATHMTAGAVAGVMEHCVMYPLDSVKTRMQNLSPTPNATYRGMSETLFRMVKHEGVLRPVRGMSAVVMGAGPAHALYFSSYEYVKKSLTQALPFNSHVAVGTAGVAATLLHDGVMNPAEVVKQRLQMYNSPYKSCLDCMVKVYRAEGLRAFYRSYTTQLTMNIPFQSIHFIIYEFAQSLTNPERHYNPKAHMLSGACAGGVAAAVTTPLDVCKTLLNTQPVAVRESGLFHAIRTVYKLGGLKGYFRGIQARVLYQMPSTAICWSMYEFFKYLLSNPSTDQLMTVMSQPSDSPEMALVEKQVPSGSIAGVERWACGATSSVSGAGVYGAYSFNTVHGSDTSLPKGSSYLEIVHS